A genomic region of Zea mays cultivar B73 chromosome 6, Zm-B73-REFERENCE-NAM-5.0, whole genome shotgun sequence contains the following coding sequences:
- the LOC100278907 gene encoding uncharacterized protein LOC100278907 codes for MEVEPPPAAAVAVAAALLKCRGNGGGGEPTLEAFGKARSRSPSSAAAAGPPQEPDGTPGPSRRRGEEEESLRRGLAAAQARARARRKAGHATPSPSWKLEPSPPRPEDEALAEADSGAGRRGAPAASARQLGATLWEIQDVIRATGAGRRIRRRGRRAPTADADRPRSSGGFGAQIPASVMEHEKLHEERCHSRQPLSPASFTSSVGATTINLISPTRSLDCNARFRQAGTDIKTSTELLKVLNRIWSLEEQHAADVSAMKGLKRELHHAQACIQELMQERQQYHQEIDSLARQATEDKMARRSKDQEKMRAALRSLQEELEDERRLRKHSETLHRKLGKELSEMKSAFCKAVKALEKEKKTTCLLEDLCDEFARGIRNYEEEVRLLKQKHVKEYELKFDKSVVHISEAWLDERMQMQKTNMREYSSGKTSITERLSSEIEGFLHHAKRPGNSKNDNLDNGNEKRDASLCRQSLESVHLNGATSVPRLAEDDDDGSSIASDLHCFELNTHGGTIRNHELAGARRRVTGCMHSPMRRLEYSNGVSVEGSPMSNVPPCPKKEKTRSGVSRQHFITSAPETSSRNDASLAPAADEQNETVMTQVSRRLRDDLLKIKSEAPQHAYLGQKSNQPRTNEFHEYSPAPAPARRHLNNPAQSLDCEISEPPAHQLTGTKENSLKVKLLQARLEGQHARLSASVFPLISTRRK; via the exons ATGGAGGTGGAGCCACCACCAGCTGCCGCGGTCGCTGTAGCAGCAGCGCTTCTGAAATGCCGCGGCAACGGTGGCGGCGGGGAGCCAACTCTCGAGGCCTTCGGTAAGGCGCGGTCGAGGAGCCCGAGCAGCGCGGCCGCCGCGGGGCCTCCACAAGAACCGGACGGCACCCCCGGCCCTagtcgccgccgcggggaggaggaGGAGTCGCTGCGGCGCGGGCTCGCGGCTGCTCAGGCGCGGGCACGGGCGCGGCGGAAGGCGGGGCACGCCACGCCGTCGCCGTCCTGGAAGCTGGAGCCGTCGCCGCCGCGGCCGGAGGATGAGGCGCTGGCGGAGGCGGATTCGGGAGCGGGGAGGAGGGGCGCGCCGGCCGCGTCGGCGCGGCAGCTGGGCGCCACCTTGTGGGAGATCCAAGACGTCATCCGGGCCACCGGCGCGGGCCGACGGATCCGACGCCGCGGGCGGAGGGCGCCCACCGCGGATGCGGATCGG CCACGGAGTTCAGGTGGCTTTGGAGCACAAATTCCAGCTTCAGTCATGGAGCATGAGAAGTTACATGAAGAAAGATGTCACTCAAGACAGCCTCTTTCTCCTGCAAGTTTCACTAGCTCAGTTGGA GCAACCACAATAAACCTTATCAGCCCAACTCGGTCTTTGGATTGCAATGCCAGATTTAGGCAGGCAGGTACTGATATTAAAACGTCAACAGAGCTATTGAAAGTTCTCAATCGAATATGGAGCTTGGAAGAACAGCATGCAGCTGATGTGTCAGCAATGAAGGGACTGAAACGAGAGTTGCATCATGCCCAGGCATGCATTCAAGAACTTATGCAAGAGAGGCAGCAGTATCATCAGGAAATTGATTCACTAGCCAGGCAAGCCACCGAAGACAAAATGGCTCGAAGGAGCAAGGACCAAGAGAAGATGAGAGCAGCCCTTCGTTCCCTGCAAGAGGAGCTTGAAGATGAGAGACGTCTAAGGAAACATTCTGAGACTCTCCATAGGAAGCTAGGCAAAGAGCTATCCGAGATGAAATCAGCATTTTGCAAGGCTGTGAAGGCTctggagaaagagaagaagaCAACCTGCCTGTTGGAAGACCTTTGTGATGAGTTTGCGAGAGGAATCAGAAACTACGAGGAGGAAGTCAGGTTGTTAAAGCAAAAACACGTAAAGGAGTATGAACTTAAGTTTGACAAGTCTGTAGTTCATATTTCAGAAGCATGGCTTGACGAGCGAATGCAGATGCAAAAGACTAATATGAGGGAATATTCGTCCGGGAAAACCTCAATCACAGAGCGGCTGAGCAGTGAGATTGAGGGTTTTCTCCATCATGCTAAAAGGCCAGGTAATTCCAAGAATGATAACTTAGACAATGGTAACGAAAAGCGTGATGCGAGTCTGTGCCGGCAGTCCCTTGAGTCAGTCCATCTGAATGGAGCCACTAGTGTCCCTCGGCTAGCTGAAGACGACGACGATGGCAGTTCTATTGCCAGTGACCTGCATTGCTTTGAACTGAACACGCATGGAGGCACCATTAGGAATCATGAGCTTGCAGGAGCTCGAAGGAGGGTTACAGGCTGCATGCATTCACCAATGCGAAGGCTGGAATATTCCAACGGCGTATCTGTAGAAGGTTCGCCGATGTCAAATGTGCCACCTTGCCCGAAGAAAGAAAAGACGAGGTCTGGCGTCAGCAGACAGCACTTCATCACATCAGCACCAGAAACTAGCTCACGCAATGACGCTAGCCTTGCTCCTGCTGCAGATGAGCAGAACGAGACTGTCATGACCCAGGTCTCTAGGCGACTACGTGATGACCTGCTGAAGATCAAATCAGAGGCTCCTCAGCATGCATATCTAGGACAGAAATCAAACCAGCCCCGGACAAATGAGTTTCATGAATACagtccagcaccagcaccagcacgtCGTCATCTGAATAACCCAGCCCAGTCCTTGGACTGCGAGATCTCTGAACCCCCAGCTCATCAGCTCACAGGCACAAAGGAGAACAGTCTTAAGGTGAAACTGCTGCAAGCAAGGCTAGAGGGGCAGCACGCTCGGCTGAGCGCGTCAGTGTTCCCCCTGATCAGCACAAGAAGGAAGTGA